The following proteins come from a genomic window of Malus domestica chromosome 02, GDT2T_hap1:
- the LOC103408432 gene encoding uncharacterized protein isoform X2 translates to MKMKVMFGQIVRPFLCKTRYDAQTYASMSNRELRDRLQNVEGKLREVFDLVLAKQQNEGNGKETNTNDAIQVSTNRPQSQGGCIDLQRTKNGVKQVPNSSYQVSRSSPQLQCNKKSAPEANDGSRHTSKASSQIQCDRRSAQEADDASRQASKASSQRSSPNIKRDNIKRKEGSKATSQLQPVGILRGSSCKLLNWLRNGQVVATGEIESTNPEAKVHHMVLGPDCWKVWVTVVKVENISLYRPTSEFRVLEDAVSSTIAWPSKYVRVGE, encoded by the exons ATGAAGATGAAGGTTATGTTCGGGCAGATTGTGAGGCCATTCCTGTGTAAAACTAGA TATGATGCCCAAACATATGCCAGCATGAGTAATCGAGAGCTTAGAGACCGACTACAAAATGTCGAAGGAAAATTGCGGGAAGTGTTTGATCTTGTGTTGGCTAAACAACAAAATGAG GGAAATGGTAAAGAAACTAATACCAATGATGCAATTCAAGTCTCCACAAATAGGCCTCAG TCGCAGGGAGGCTGTATAGATCTCCAAAGAACTAAGAATGGTGTAAAACAGGTTCCCAATTCCAGTTACCAGGTTTCCAGATCATCTCCCCAG TTACAATGTAATAAGAAAAGTGCACCAGAGGCTAACGATGGTTCTAGACACACTTCAAAAGCTAGTTCTCAG aTACAATGTGATAGAAGAAGTGCACAAGAAGCTGACGATGCTTCTAGACAAGCTTCCAAAGCTAGTTCCCAG AGAAGTAGTCCAAACATAAAAAGAGACAACATTAAGAGAAAAGAAGGTTCTAAAGCCACTTCTCAG TTACAACCCGTTGGTATTTTACGAGGGTCTTCATGCAAGTTACTAAATTGGCTCAGAAATGGACAAGTTGTTGCAACTGGAGAAATAGAATCAACAAATCCTGAGGCGAAAGTTCATCACATGGTGCTTGGTCCTGATTGCTGGAAAGTTTGGGTAACTGTTGTCAAAGTGGAGAATATATCTTTGTACCGCCCTACAAGTGAATTTCGTGTCCTGGAGGATGCTGTGTCTAGTACAATTGCCTGGCCATCAAAGTACGTCCGAGTTGGAGAGTAA
- the LOC103408432 gene encoding uncharacterized protein isoform X1, protein MHVEELKYSDPSLVGKLNKLHRMHATQFSSWLRNKVMKMKVMFGQIVRPFLCKTRYDAQTYASMSNRELRDRLQNVEGKLREVFDLVLAKQQNEGNGKETNTNDAIQVSTNRPQSQGGCIDLQRTKNGVKQVPNSSYQVSRSSPQLQCNKKSAPEANDGSRHTSKASSQIQCDRRSAQEADDASRQASKASSQRSSPNIKRDNIKRKEGSKATSQLQPVGILRGSSCKLLNWLRNGQVVATGEIESTNPEAKVHHMVLGPDCWKVWVTVVKVENISLYRPTSEFRVLEDAVSSTIAWPSKYVRVGE, encoded by the exons ATGCATGTTGAGGAGCTTAAGTATTCAGATCCGAGCCTTGTAGGCAAATTGAACAAGCTACATAGGATGCATGCAACTCAATTTTCATCTTGGCTCCGCAATAAG GTGATGAAGATGAAGGTTATGTTCGGGCAGATTGTGAGGCCATTCCTGTGTAAAACTAGA TATGATGCCCAAACATATGCCAGCATGAGTAATCGAGAGCTTAGAGACCGACTACAAAATGTCGAAGGAAAATTGCGGGAAGTGTTTGATCTTGTGTTGGCTAAACAACAAAATGAG GGAAATGGTAAAGAAACTAATACCAATGATGCAATTCAAGTCTCCACAAATAGGCCTCAG TCGCAGGGAGGCTGTATAGATCTCCAAAGAACTAAGAATGGTGTAAAACAGGTTCCCAATTCCAGTTACCAGGTTTCCAGATCATCTCCCCAG TTACAATGTAATAAGAAAAGTGCACCAGAGGCTAACGATGGTTCTAGACACACTTCAAAAGCTAGTTCTCAG aTACAATGTGATAGAAGAAGTGCACAAGAAGCTGACGATGCTTCTAGACAAGCTTCCAAAGCTAGTTCCCAG AGAAGTAGTCCAAACATAAAAAGAGACAACATTAAGAGAAAAGAAGGTTCTAAAGCCACTTCTCAG TTACAACCCGTTGGTATTTTACGAGGGTCTTCATGCAAGTTACTAAATTGGCTCAGAAATGGACAAGTTGTTGCAACTGGAGAAATAGAATCAACAAATCCTGAGGCGAAAGTTCATCACATGGTGCTTGGTCCTGATTGCTGGAAAGTTTGGGTAACTGTTGTCAAAGTGGAGAATATATCTTTGTACCGCCCTACAAGTGAATTTCGTGTCCTGGAGGATGCTGTGTCTAGTACAATTGCCTGGCCATCAAAGTACGTCCGAGTTGGAGAGTAA